In Lolium rigidum isolate FL_2022 chromosome 7, APGP_CSIRO_Lrig_0.1, whole genome shotgun sequence, the DNA window ccaGACAGCCTCAGCGTTccgctcctccgtgaacagccgcaccatcatctcgtcgtcgctgtccatcgcggcaatcagacgaacaccttgcgggcggggcggttgtgtcgcggtggcggcgagctctattccgggcgaaacagcggccgccggtcgagggggtggcagccgtgtcgatggacgacggttcctagacaggcggcggtgtctattgcaagcagggggcgcagcagcgacggcgacggcggcgatcttgaggggtgggagtcggctcgggcgtgggtaggaggtgggaaatcggtgtgtctggctgccCGGCGGAGTCCACGCTCGTTTTCTGACGTgttgcgaggcgccggcgcgcccgattcgtgcCCTAATtggaggggccggcacggggatgcactgttgggctcgaaaactagccggcgccgtttggagcgCATCGGTGCGAGCCTAAAAACCACGACAGCCCCAAATCACTATgaggcgcgccggtggagatgctcttaacgatCATCGCACGGCATCAAGATAATCTGATTCGGTGATACTAACATAAGCTTTCAAAAGAGTATTCATTTTTTACAATGGGTCACATGATAGTACAAGTACACATCCAACAAGCATGCATTGCTCCACAATTACATACCATCATCACAATCTACTCCCCACGAAAAAGCAAGTTTCTCCAGCGATCTTCTTCCCCGTGGCAGCTAGCACACTCCTCCGATTAGTTGCCCAACTCCAAGGTGCTCCTTACTTGGGGGCGAATGCCTGAAATCATACCAATGTTAGCACATAGATGGACTTGGACAATGGACATGCTTGTGTGTGGTATATGTATACGTACCCTGAAGATGGTGGCGTGGCCGGGGTCGGCGAGGTGAGCGAAGAGGTTGTCGATGGGGCCGGTGCCGGTGTACTCGGCCTGGAACCACGCGCCCATGACGGCGAGCATGGCGAGGCGGCCATTCTTGATCTCCTTGGTGCGCAGCTCCTTGAGCTTCTCTGGCGAGCCGTTGCCGTAGCCGAGTGGGTCAAACCACAGACCACCGGGGTACCTTACATTTCCAACAGGCAAAGACGTCAGTTGCATAGCACATGCAAGGAGCAACATGTTCTGCTTGACGCGCGTGTGCGTGTGCGCGCGCGTACCCGACGTCGGTGCCGGTGAGCTTATTGTTGGGGAAGATGGGGTCGGTGTTGACGGAGCCGGGCTTGATGATGTCTGCCCACCGGCGGCCCTCGGCCCAGCCGATGAGGATGAGCTCCACGACGAAGAGCGTGGTGGTGTCGGTGAAGTACTCCTGCTCGCCGGCGGTGTACCACGACGGCGTGTTGAGGATGCCGATCTTGGTCAGGAGCTCCGGGATGAAGATGCCCGCGGCGCCCAGCATCGCCCACCGGCAGTGCACCAGCTCCGCCTGCACGTTCCACCGCAAGCTCTCGGGGTCCGATCCTGCAACAGGATTCGCAACAAAATCGATCAAAGTCTGTTCACGTACGTGGTCGATCGATGACACCAACAAACAGTGAATCACTATTCATTAGTAAGGATTGGACATGGGAGATTGATCAGGACTTACCAAGACCCCATGGGTCAAAGCCGAAGTCTCCGGGAAGGCTGCATCAAGAACAAACAACGATGTGCGCACACTGTCAGTGTCAGATCGTCGATTATATTTGGCTTGCGCACAATGTGTCCAAGATCCAAGTAGCACCAACCTGCCGTCGAGCCACGGGGGAGGGGTGCTCCCGGGGAACCAGATGGGCCTCTCGGGCGCCGCGGCGCGCACGGTGAACGACGACCGCGACGCGGCCTTGCCGGCGCCGAGGAAGGAGGTCCGTGCGCCGGCCAGCCCATTGCTGGGGAGCGCCGCGACggtggcagcggaggaggaggagactagCGCCATCGTACCAGTACGCTCGCTAGAGAGGACGGCGCGCGCGTGCGTGGTGCTGGGAGTGGAATTGAGCGTGTGGTGTGCGCGGCAGTTTATGGTGATCTAGCCGCGCGGCGCAGGGTGGCCCTGGCTTATCCCGGAGGAGATAGCGAGCGCGGCCGCGGCGTGCCACGCGGCAGGGAGAATCCGAATCCCTGGCTCCGCCGTTCCGGGGCCCTGCTGACGTGGAGTCCATCCTGGGGCTCCTGATAAAAATCggggccgaggcacgccattggaCGACACGCTCTGCATTTGGCACGGCGAGGTATACTTGTATCGGCATGATGATATGTGCCTAGCTATATCCACGAAGAAATGACGATGATTAGCTTACAGGATATGCATACGTGGCACACGCCAGGAGGTAGTTCTTTGCACGGACTCAACCACTGAATCTAAACTTTGTCCAATTTACTCTGAACCCCGCCCATCGGAGTACATTGCAAGACACGTGCTACCTCTGTTAATATTTAATTGATTTTAACCAAAATGTTATTTGTTCATTAGTTTTGTTTCCCCCGCGTTAATTAgataggaatggagggagtatagcaTTTCCGCGAGTATCAGCTAAAATCGAATAGGAGTTCTGACTTTTTCTCCGAATCGTTAACTCAGTGTTTCAATAGAGAGGGATGAACATGATCAAACGATACAAGCTACGTTCTACAGATGCCAATGGACTTGCAtttggagttcaagctctttctccTCCACGAAATGCACATGCCTCTTATTGGTCAGCTACCGTGCCAACTCATTTCATATTGCTGCGGTAATCAGAAGCCGACGCAAAAATATTTTTAGAATCCCGggcaaatagtgtcaaatagtgtcATACAATGTTAAATACGCGTTAAATACGTATAAAATACTCATTGCTGGCCGGCCGAAAGCCCGGGCGCGCCGGGGAATAGTGGCGCTGCCCACCCCTGGCGGTAATGTTCTTACCAGCTAAAGCATAAAGCGTTAAGGCTTTATATTTTTTGCGAATAGAACCATAGCATTACGAGAAACATCGAACAATACAAAACATCTCAataaaaacgaaaattacaacgaaATTTTTGAGATGtccttcgtcttcaacctccagatAATGCTCTATGGGGCCTATGTGAACTTTAAACTCTGTATATGAACCTTATATTCTATCACTCTGTTTTATAATATAAGCAGTTTTATAGCAAATTAAAGTAATTTTCTAAAACAACTTATATTATGGAACGAAGTGAGTAGTATCTAATTAATAGCTGGCACAACGCCTCCTTTTCACCAAAAGGCTCTAGGGAGGAAAAATAAAACGGCATCTTCCTGTTGGGATAGAAGGCAACACGATAAACCAATAACCGCTTGAACCTGTAGTGAAATTTGAGAATAGTTTCAGCCAACAAAATTACAACGAAAACAACACAATCGTGCACACATAACACAAGGATTGACGTGGAAAAAACTTGAGGGGTAAAAACAAAAGATGTGGACCGATCTGTCATGCAAATTTCCGCTATAAAAAACTAGAGTACATAGTCTTATCTAGATTATCTGGAGCTTTACAACACACTTCAACATGTTGCCGGTCATTGTACGGGAGTAAAAGGGTTTCCCCTTCTTCTCCCTTTTCTCTCAAGAGGGCACCTCGGTCGTTGGATGGAGACAGAAGCAACGGCTCACGCATGTTGGACTTATGAGCTACAATTGAGTTGCCAACACTCCTCAATATATAAGGATTAGCCCAAACCCCCTCCCACACAAGGTTTTCATTGCATGCGATATACTTAGGCCTTGTCTCTTGTCACCATGTTGGTCAACATATCAAAACTATTGTCATGAGTGTGCACATTTTCAATCTGGTGTGCCAATTCTGAATCTATATTTGGTTGGAATTTAGAACATCTGGAACCCAATGGTAGTGGACATCAATATGATTGTACCTTTAATTAAAACTTGCATTCTTACTCAAGTGAATGACACTCTGGTTATCACAAAACAACACATAAATGTCTTTCTAAACAAACCATTTTAGCCATAATAACTTTTGCTCTATTTCTGCAAGGAGTTCAACTTCACTTGTAGTCAATGAAACACACTTTTGACACAAGTAAGTAACTGGCCCCCTCCCTCTGCCGACCGCttccccctaaccctagccgccgccctccctATGTCTCCTGCTACCGGCGCCAGATCCCGGCCGAGAAAAGCCCATGCAGGAAGATGATGGCGACGGCGGGGCGCCCCTACTCCGACTCGGAGGCGTGGCTGTGGCAGTGAAACTTGAGAGGGAACCTCGGGATGACGTGTGCGTGGCCATGGAGACGGTCACGCAGCGATGTGGCCATGGAGCTGTTTACGCAACGATGTGGCCTCCTCCACCTTTGGTTGTCTTCATCATCTGTGTAAAAGGATCTGGCCAGTGGTGCTGCTGCCTCACGGCGGCTTCCAGGCTATCGATCTTTTGGCTCGTGCAGTGCGtcggtccacggacaagaggaggGTGGTCCAGCTATGGAAGCGGGCAAGGATGCCACCATCGACGGCGGTGCCCGTGGATGTCATATTCCTCGTTGGAGGCGATGCTAGGGGCATCTCTCGCTCCATTGTTTATGGGGGAAACCTCAAACCTGGGGGAAGACACCATTGACGGTGGCGCCTGTGGGCGTCGTAGCCCTCATTGGAGGCGTTATGGGGGACTCCTAGATCGAATGATGGCGAGTCTGTATCGTCGTCCCGTGGGGGGCATCATCTTTGGAGACATTCATCGGCTAGACGGATGTGTGAAAGACTTGGTGTTGGGCATCCGTCTCCGCGTGTTTATCTCGTGGAGACAAAGGTGGAGCGGCTTGTCATCTACAATCTAAAGTGAggagtctcggtggcatggtgccACGATGTCTCAGCGGCCATCGTGTGACGATGGTCACACGTAGGGAGGCGCTTTCTGGCGTCGTGGTGGCATCAATGGCAGGAACAATGAAGTTTATGTGGATATTTACCCTAAAGATTGCTCGTCATATTGATGGAGGCGACAACTTCTATAGCGTGTGCATGAGGTACTCGCTACGAGTCTGCTAGACCAAATAAGCCTTCATGTTTCTCTTAGAGGGTGTCTCGGGGTATGCGATGTTCCCTGATCCTAGTTGATGATGGGTTTTCACGTTCTCATGGCACAAAGCCATGTTGGCATGATTTTGTCATTGTTGTTGCGTGGTGCCTTCAACTTTTTATGTATGATATTTTCTCAAAGCTTTGTTGAATAATAAAGAAGGACGTACACATctatcgatgcagaggctggggcataTCCTCTATCTCAAAAAAATGACACACTTTTGCAACTTTCTTTGCCATGCGGATGTTCCTCGTTAATAGGTAATTAAGAACCTGAAGTAAAGTTCTTACTATCATCATCTCTAGACATGTCCACACCTTAAAATGCAATCGAATTGGGATCAATACTACCAAAGCAAAGCTTCACATTAGTGTTCGCAGGTGATGAGGGTTAATCTCGGCAATGTCCATGGATATGGACTTAGGGTTTTAGGGAGTGAGGTGTCCAACGAAGGCTAGTGGTTTCGTCGGCTGATCAGACAAACACGATAGTCCAACTCTGTATTGATTATGAGGCTAAGTCGCCGTAATACTAGAATGGATCTAGGGCTGCAGCAATTTTTTTGTTCCCCTCTCCTAATGGcacctcctagcctttatataggaggctaggtctcagaaCACCGATCAATGATTCCATGGCTACTAGAACGGATCAAGTGTACATGTACATGATGTATATCAAGTTCAAGAACACCGGTCAATGATATAGTGTTCTCCATGGAATCACCATGTCAAGTGCCAAAACTAAAAGTGACACAATTATTTGCCAAGCCAAGACCATAATATGTCATACGAAGGTGAATCTCCACCTTTACGTGTGCCCAACTACTACTCTTGATCATGATACACTACTTGACACttctttcctatgcacctttaggtTTTGAGAGGGGAAGGATGGAAGAAAATGAGGAAGCTGAGGACATTCGAAAGATCAAAACATCAagagaagcatggaagagaaggaagaacaagaTCATTCATTCTAGGCAAGAAACATTGATGCATAGGAAGAAGCATCCTCTGATCGGATGCTTCATGATGTAGAGCCGCATGGGTCTTGGTCAGAGAGGCCAAACACTACGAGCGGCTATTTGATCTTACCCAAACAGGGTGCGAGATATGCGGGGTACCCTGGCCATCCAGCGTGTCTGCATGCACAAAAGGGCAAAATGCCCACGCATCTCTCTTTTGAGGCACATGACTTGTGGCTGGGTATGGGGCCATAAATACccccctctccttttcatttctagGGATAGATAAGATATGATGAAAGCTCCCCTTGTGTAGTTCAACAAAACCTCCTCATGTGGAGTCCAAGGCAACACCTTTGTTCAAACCTTGCTCTTCGATCGTGAGAACCGTGGACCAGCCAAGTAGGAAACAATTCCACTTTAAGAGTTAAATTGATTTGAGTTCTTCTTGATCCAAAAGTCTTGCGCATTGATGTTTGTTGTTGGGTGGTTTCTAGCATAGACTTGCTAGTTGTCAttcaatccgtgaagatcgggagcCTCCTTGAGCAAGGTCGTTAGAATGACGATTAGGAATTGGATTGGACATCCTGTGGTAGCAGCGCAAATCGTGGGATTATAATAGTCTGAACTATATTACTCCGTATCTTATATTCTACTAAGTAGAATTGCAGAATTCGTCCACTCATTTTGGATCATAAAGTTGAATAATTGCATAACATAATCACGATTTTGACAATACTCCATCTTNNNNNNNNNNNNNNNNNNNNNNNNNNNNNNNNNNNNNNNNNNNNNNNNNNNNNNNNNNNNNNNNNNNNNNNNNNNNNNNNNNNNNNNNNNNNNNNNNNNNTTTTGCGGCCCCTTAGCTACCTCAAAAAGGACAACATAATTTTTTGGTAAACTAGAGTACATCGCCGATTTGGATTCTTACCTTTTGAGTTGTTGAGGCCTTTTTCTAAACTCAACCTACTTCTGGTCCTTATTCAGGAGCTAGTGATAATGAAAGGGGTGTCCTAGATAcctaaaagaaaagtcccgcttcaCAACCAAATAGTTCTTTGGGTTGATCTTCAATCTCTTTGGCTTGACCAAATCAAAATATTTCGCTTTATGGAAGTTGATTTTTTAAACTGGATAATTACACAACATTAGTTCTTCCATAATTTGTTAACAACGAAAAATGTGAACACATTCTTAACGAATTGAATGTGCTTAAAAGGCCACAACTAGCCACAGAATTCGCCTAGTCGGTATTTTACCATTTTCTTGAAAGTTAGTTTCTTTTCGAAGAATTATGTTGTTTTAGACGGTGACTTTAAACTTTCTAATATACTTTCCCAAATTTTCAGATTTAAAGAGACACATCATTAGTTCATaggttcttttttttttcgaggtgGAGTTCATAGGTTCTTTGTAGAGCCATTTTGTCCCTTTAATACTCTGTGCGGAATTTCTTTTCAATATTCGAAAGAGTACCAAACCGACAGACCATCTAGATCCTGTGCATTGTGGCCCTAACTCTGTGCAGAATTTCTTTTCAAAATTCCAAAAAGACTACCAAACCGACAGATGCTCCAGATTATGTGCATTATGGCCCTACATCTCTGTCGGTGTGGTAACAACCCTCGGCTCTTTCGGAAAGAATACTTGCCCTGGTCATGGTAGACAAGATCAAAGCTCGTGATATGTAGATCATAAAAAGAGCACAGCTATGTGATGTACACATGTTGCATCATCAAATCAACCGCCTCACAGATTTCCCTCTTtctccccaccttttcctccactAACATTAATCATATACCAAAATCAAAAGGGGCGTGACTCCCAAAAAGAAAGAAAGGGAGTGTTCACCAACGCACCTTGCTGATCTGGGAGAAACTGTCGGCAGAACTGAGCAATTTTCTCATGCCCATACTTCTATACAATAAAACTTTCCAGACATACATCCAGAGCTAGATCTACACAGATTCCGGTACATCATTTGGGTAAACACATAACTGATCAAATGCCATAAAACGACATCTCAGATAACATATTTGTTCTAGGTAGACGGCAGGATTTGCTGTGGAGTTCCTTACAGATTTTGCACATCTTGCATCATGCCCAAAATTTAGTCTTTGCACAATAGTACATTATTTTGGATGTCCAGAATTTAATAAGGAACTATGGAGTGTGGACCAGTATTCATACCTCCTTGAAAGGTACATTCTTCTTGGATCCATGCTTAGCCTTGACCATCTGGTTCAAGGCCTTCACGCACCGGCGGATGATTCCCGTCGGCTTCTTCCCTCCATCATGTCGCCTTATCACCATAGCCAATGTTGTGCCACCGGCTGCTGCTCCTGGGGCTCTATGAGCAGCATGGGCATTCTCCCCATAGCCGAAGTTGCTGGTAGCTTTTGGTTCTCCAGTGCCAAGCTGCTTCTCTCGTATCAGCTCCAAAAGGGAAAGCCGAGGCATGTTGCCGACAGGCAGTGGCGTGAACGGCATTTCTAGATGTTGCACCAGGGTCTTCTGATCCGTTCCTTGGCATCCCTTCTGTTCCTTCTGCTTTTCATCTTGATATTGCACTGATGTCTTCTCCTCTTCATCTTGATACTGTTCTGATGTCTTCTCATCATCATCCTTGCATTGTTTACCTGTCTTCTCTTCCTCGTCTTTGAATTTCTCTGGTGTCTTTTGCTTCTCATCTTGGCATTGCTCTAGTTCCTTCTCATCTTGGTATTGTTGTTCTGTCCTTTGCACCTCACCTTGATCTTTCTCTGGTATGTTCTGCTCATCCACCTTCTGTTGGTCTTGCTCTGGTGCCTTTTGTTCCTCGTCTAGGGATTTCTCTGGCGCATTATCATCTTCGTGTTGCTGCCCTGATTTCTCCTCATCTTGATATTGCTTTGGTATATTCTGCTCTTCATCTTGATACTGGTGTGGTTTCTTCTCatcctcttcatcttcaaagtTCTGCGGTTGATACTCCTCATCTTGATATTGCTTTGGTATGTTGTGCTCCTCATCTTGGTGTGGCTGTGGTTCcttctcctcttcatcttcaaatTGCAGGGATTTCTTCTCCTGGTGATCTTGATATTGCTCTGGTACCTTCTTCTCAATAACTTCAAACTCCTGTGGCGCCTGTAGAATCTCCATCTGCTGCTCTGCATCATCACATGGCTGAGGTGCCTGCAGCTCTGCATCTTCGCACTGAAACAATCTCTTCAACCTGGCTTCCTGGAGTAGCTGTCGTGCCAGGGGAGGCATATACTGATCTTCATAACTAGCAACGAGGCTCGCGGGTCTTCGTGTTCGCCTCGACATGCCACGATCGAAGCGGCGAGATTTGTTCACATCAACCTCAGTGGCCATTGTTTGTGATCTGGGGAAAATATCACTGGAAAGAGTTGTTTGCTCCTTCTGTGGGATGAAGGAGTTATAGGTCGAGTGATATGTTGAGGTGTGCAGTCCGTATTGTGAATAGGTGAACTGGTGGACTGTCCATTTCAAAGGTTTAGTCTGATTTGTTCATTTAAAAGATCAGTACCTGTCTCAGTAGCCTTTCATTCCTACATGAAGTGAGATTGAAGTTAGCATTGGTAAGCAAGGGATGAAGGGACAGATATTCTGCCTCAAAGCTCTAAAATCTTTGTCCAACTTTTAGTACACCACAATCGTACTATGTTGGATGACAATAATACCATTAATCAGACTGTACAAGGAATGATAAAAAGTAGGTTGAGTTTCAGAAATAAAGAACATCCCTTTGTGATTGCAGCCATACCCAACAACCTAGGAAACTGATAGCCAGCAAAATTTGGTTTGAAGTGAAAGATTTGACTGCCAGGCCTTCACATAGTTTGACTGCATAGTTTAATAATGCGTGCACAATTTTCAGCCAATGAAATTTCATACTGGCATGCTTTTTTCCTTTGAACAAATCACGCTGGTATATCAAATAAATATGTGCTAAAAGCATGGCCTGAAGAATAGCATCTCAGAATATGGCGCACAAAATGAAAGAACCAACTCTAGAGAATAGCTAGGTAGCTTGACAAGTATAAAGCCAATCCTGCACGTAATAGCTAATATTAAAATAATGTCGTAAAACACATCTATATGTCACAACTCAGACTAAACAGTGTATTGGTCCTTTTACAACGTTCTACATCTCAGGCTACATAAGAGATTATTCCTTTACAGATGCACTCATCTTGTTGGTTGCAGACATGACTACCTATCTTGCAAACCTCATTGTCCATTCAGCAGCTATTTCATCATGCTTAGTTCTGTCAGTCAAATACAAACGTGCAATGCTCTCCACAAGTGGGTTGTCTGCACAGACAAAAACATCATAATGTAAGGCTTTCCAGTAGAAATGAAGCAATAACCATGTAGACACTAGATAGAAGATTTAGTTTTAAACAAGGTAGTTCAGAAAATGATTCTGGTAATGTGGGAGCGTACATGGATTTGGATTTGTGATGATGGCTTTGATCGCCAGTAGCACCTTTGAAATAGTTAACGCTGGACTCCAGCCATCCTTCAAAATCTCCAAACTCACCATCCCAGTGGAATCAACATTGCAGTGGTAAATCCTTGTTTTGAAAGTGACCTAGAAGAGTGACAACACAATAATCACTGTAAGTTAAGGTCCCCCAGTAATAAAATATTGTAGTGGATTCCAGCTTTGGAATTTAACACATTAGACTAGTAGGTGAAATAACGTAAGCATACTTTTAAGGAATGGATGCCAAATATAAAAAAACAGACAATCATTGCCTGTCAAAATCACCACGACATAGCCTGTATAGTGCATATGCTACAGCATAAGTGAGTCATATTTTCTTTTAAAACCTTGATAAAAATCACATACTACTGCCATATACTTGGACTATGAATTATTGGGGTGACCTGAATTTGGTTTATGCATAGCGCTATGTGCTGGTCATGGTTAATGTAGCACACTGTACAGCTGTGGGGTAGGTGAAAGAAGTGTTAACATTGTTCTATTGCTGAGATCTGGAAATGAACGTTGGCTGTTACTGAACCCTCACATCTCAACCTACCACCAAGGCATCATCTGTCAAAGGCAATAAGTGGGCCTCCAAAACGTGTTAGTTGGTTATGGCCAGcagatggatactgatacatgacCACTAAATAGACAGAGATGTATATCAGGCTCTGTAATTTGCATAACATCACATAGACTTGTACTCTAAGCCAACATATGCCAATATACAAACAATATGTCAACAAAGGATAAAAGTGATCTCAAGGAAATAATAACAAGGCTTCTGGTGGACGAAATCTTTCTCCGCAAAGTCTTTTCTCGACAAAGCATCAACTAAAAGTGCACCATAAGATAGATCAGGAGAACACCTAGGAAAACAACATCTGAGCAACCACGCATAGTTATTTTTTACTGAATACCAACTGTGAAACAGAAACACCCCCGTTATGTTTTCTTTCCGCGTAATCAGCATTCTATCTAGAAGATGCATAGTGTCGCTTCAGAAGAAACAAAAGGAACATTAATTAGCAGTGAAATAAACTCGCTTTTACGTCATTCTTTTCTATTCACCAGGCTTTGCTGTCTTCTTCATGGTTGCCAAACTTTCCCCCCCGAGGTGTTGCTTCTGCAAGATCTTGATCCTTGACTGACAGCTCGACGCAGTTCCTATTTCTAGGTTTCGTTAGTGAATTATGGTAGTGGACCGTAGAATTTTGGGGATGGCGGACTATTATGATACATTTCCTCCTTATATTTACTTACAATTTTAGATTTTTACCACTTTGGTAATACTCTGTTAACATGATTTTCATGCCATCGTCTACAAAGAGTGTTACCAACCATTTTGAGTTCCAGCTGAGTTTCTGTTTTGGCAGTTGTATATAAAGATACAACAATTGAATCTCATATTCCTTTTAAGAGCTTAGGTTTGCAACAtctaacattttattttttatacTAGGGGGATATTGCTGCACTCCAAACTCAACTAAGTTGCACACCACATAAGCAAGAGCTAACCAAAATAAGGTTATTTATTTAGTTCTTACCATAGGAGGTTTGAACGGATAGTCAAGTGGAAAAATGATATCAAGGAAAAATATCCCTCCTTCATAAGGCGATcctacaagaaaagaaaaaaacacttCATTAAACCAAATTACTGGTGTATTTTGATACTACTATACTCTATTCCTTACCCCATTGATCACATCGATAGAAGAAAATCGTAGCAATTTGAACAAGTAGAATTAACGTTATGAAGAGCCTTTCCTGTGTTGGACGGGCTAatggagaggaggaagaggggagGACAAACCATATGTACCTTGGGGTCCGATGATGGTGGAGAGCCAGTGGTAGAGGTTGTCGCCCTTGGGACCGGCGGAGCAGTCGGAAGCGTTGAGGTCAAGCAGCTCCTTCTGTATCCGCTTACCCGACGAAGAGACCGACGTCCCTCCGCTAGATCCCCACGGCCGCACGCTGCTccccccgccgcctccgcctccgcctccgcctccgccagggCCTCCAGCGCCGGAGCCACCGGCGGCGAAGGGGAAGCGAGAGGTGGGGAAAGAGGATGAAGATGACATGACTGCGGCCAGTGGCAGAGCAAAACTGCACAAACGGAA includes these proteins:
- the LOC124669963 gene encoding chlorophyll a-b binding protein 7, chloroplastic-like; translation: MALVSSSSAATVAALPSNGLAGARTSFLGAGKAASRSSFTVRAAAPERPIWFPGSTPPPWLDGSLPGDFGFDPWGLGSDPESLRWNVQAELVHCRWAMLGAAGIFIPELLTKIGILNTPSWYTAGEQEYFTDTTTLFVVELILIGWAEGRRWADIIKPGSVNTDPIFPNNKLTGTDVGYPGGLWFDPLGYGNGSPEKLKELRTKEIKNGRLAMLAVMGAWFQAEYTGTGPIDNLFAHLADPGHATIFRAFAPK